From the Sphingomonas suaedae genome, one window contains:
- a CDS encoding chemotaxis protein CheA, whose amino-acid sequence MDDLLQEFIAETRETLETLSGEIVAWEASPDDRARLDAIFRFVHTVKGSCGFLDLPRLARLSHAAEDVLADVRMGERVPDRALVNAVLAVVDRIGEIVEAIDAGAPLDDTGEDLLIAALAGGTAEVAPTSTAVAQRAPSRSVRLNVDLLDRMMSGMSDMVLARNELSRRLRSADVDPQIEAALERMSATVADLRDTVTRTRMQKIDALFSALPRMVRDTAAGLGKSVTLHVEGADVELDREMIEVLRDPLVHIIRNSIDHGIEHPAERRAVGKRENGRLTVSARQSGNQIIVEIADDGRGIDGERLIRKLVANGRDERELRALGERARLELVFEPGLSTKDEVTEISGRGVGMDVVRAAIEQIGGRVELQSTPGQGLRILIHVPLTLSIIPTIVVSAGGQRFAIPRQAIEEIVSERSETIRIDRIGSARVVTLRDRRMPMVALVEQLGIDAPTRDTAMVAVVNIGEGSYALRVDDVLDNEELVIKPAAPAIMATGLYAGQTLPDSGCPMLLLDCAGLARDAGLQFERIREIEEDTDEAAVADAALALIFRDLDGQRRAVPLDVVDRIEKVGSGAIQRSAGRLRLTIDGRIVPLAAIADADSTRTGSILRLRDGLSEIAYAIQEPADIVALPSEMTCADAPGPIAGVVLIDGEQVEMLDPLWLFAEHCEEDARPETPPLCLLAGGDTGWMGTFIQPLLESAGYRVAHSLKPGETAQLVLTLDAEPDIQSDPARIVRLRSRKRGGDDGSIYRYDREALLGALARASNGGG is encoded by the coding sequence GTGGACGATCTGCTTCAAGAATTTATCGCGGAGACGCGAGAAACGCTGGAGACGCTTTCGGGTGAGATTGTCGCCTGGGAAGCGTCGCCCGACGATCGCGCGCGGCTCGATGCGATCTTCCGCTTCGTCCACACGGTCAAGGGAAGCTGCGGTTTCCTCGATCTGCCGCGACTCGCGCGGCTCAGCCATGCCGCCGAAGATGTGCTTGCCGATGTGCGGATGGGCGAGCGGGTGCCGGATCGCGCCCTGGTCAATGCGGTGCTCGCCGTGGTCGATCGGATCGGTGAGATTGTAGAGGCGATCGATGCCGGTGCGCCCCTTGACGACACGGGCGAGGATCTGCTGATCGCCGCGCTGGCCGGAGGCACCGCGGAGGTGGCGCCGACCAGCACTGCGGTGGCGCAACGCGCGCCCAGCCGCAGCGTGCGGCTGAACGTCGACCTGCTCGACCGGATGATGAGCGGCATGTCGGACATGGTGCTCGCGCGCAATGAACTCTCGCGCCGGTTGCGCAGCGCGGATGTCGACCCGCAGATCGAAGCCGCGCTGGAGCGCATGTCGGCCACCGTCGCCGATCTGCGCGATACCGTCACGCGGACGCGGATGCAGAAGATCGACGCGTTGTTTTCCGCATTGCCGCGCATGGTGCGCGATACCGCTGCGGGCCTTGGCAAGTCGGTGACGCTCCATGTCGAGGGCGCCGATGTCGAACTCGATCGCGAGATGATCGAGGTGCTGCGCGACCCGCTGGTCCATATCATCCGCAATTCGATCGACCATGGCATCGAACATCCCGCCGAGCGTCGCGCTGTCGGCAAGCGGGAGAATGGGCGGCTGACCGTTTCGGCGCGCCAGTCGGGCAACCAGATCATCGTCGAGATCGCCGATGACGGGCGCGGCATCGATGGCGAGCGGCTGATCCGCAAGCTGGTGGCGAACGGGCGTGACGAGCGCGAATTGCGCGCCTTGGGCGAGCGCGCCCGGCTGGAACTGGTGTTCGAGCCTGGCCTGTCGACCAAGGACGAGGTGACCGAGATTTCGGGTCGCGGCGTCGGCATGGACGTGGTTCGCGCGGCGATCGAGCAGATCGGCGGTCGCGTCGAACTGCAAAGCACGCCGGGGCAGGGGCTGCGCATCCTGATCCATGTACCGCTGACGCTGTCGATCATCCCGACCATCGTGGTCAGCGCGGGCGGACAGCGGTTCGCGATCCCGCGCCAGGCGATCGAGGAGATCGTCAGCGAGCGGAGCGAGACGATCCGGATCGATCGGATCGGCAGCGCGCGCGTGGTGACGTTGCGCGACCGGCGGATGCCGATGGTGGCGCTGGTCGAACAGCTCGGCATCGATGCGCCGACGCGCGACACTGCCATGGTCGCGGTGGTGAACATCGGCGAGGGCAGCTATGCGTTGCGCGTCGATGACGTGCTCGACAATGAGGAACTGGTGATCAAGCCGGCGGCGCCCGCGATCATGGCGACGGGGTTGTACGCGGGACAGACGCTGCCCGACAGCGGTTGCCCGATGCTGTTGCTCGACTGCGCAGGGCTTGCGCGTGACGCGGGGCTCCAGTTCGAACGGATACGCGAGATCGAGGAAGATACCGACGAGGCGGCAGTCGCCGATGCCGCGCTGGCGCTGATTTTCCGGGACCTGGACGGACAACGGCGCGCGGTGCCGCTCGACGTGGTCGACCGGATCGAGAAGGTCGGCAGCGGCGCGATCCAGCGCAGCGCGGGTCGGCTTCGCCTCACGATCGATGGCCGGATCGTCCCGCTCGCCGCGATCGCGGACGCCGATTCCACGCGTACCGGCTCGATCCTGCGCCTGCGCGACGGGCTGAGCGAGATCGCCTATGCGATACAGGAACCCGCCGACATCGTCGCATTGCCATCGGAAATGACCTGCGCGGACGCTCCCGGGCCGATCGCGGGCGTCGTGCTGATCGACGGGGAGCAGGTCGAGATGCTCGACCCGCTATGGCTGTTCGCCGAACATTGCGAGGAGGATGCCCGTCCCGAAACGCCGCCGCTGTGCCTGTTGGCGGGCGGCGATACCGGATGGATGGGAACCTTCATCCAGCCGCTCTTGGAAAGCGCGGGCTATCGCGTCGCGCACAGCCTGAAGCCCGGCGAGACCGCGCAGCTGGTCCTGACGCTCGACGCCGAACCCGATATCCAGTCCGATCCCGCGCGCATCGTCCGACTGCGCAGCCGCAAACGGGGCGGGGACGACGGGTCCATCTATCGCTATGACCGCGAGGCGCTGCTCGGCGCGCTCGCCCGCGCAAGCAATGGAGGCGGATGA
- a CDS encoding chemotaxis protein CheW — protein sequence MGEQLFLIAHIAGQSVAIDAHQVESVVDIGAIVAVPRAEGHVRGLAALRSRVVTVIDTRAALGLAPSETPAGRAIITPVDGHHYAMLVDALDDVAPFELQPLAAGVPLSDMWQRAGRGLIERDGEPILNIDLAALVPGPAAPTA from the coding sequence ATGGGCGAGCAACTGTTTCTGATCGCGCATATCGCGGGGCAATCGGTGGCGATCGACGCGCATCAGGTCGAATCCGTGGTGGACATCGGCGCGATCGTCGCGGTGCCGCGTGCCGAGGGGCATGTCCGGGGCCTTGCGGCGCTGCGCAGTCGCGTGGTGACGGTGATCGATACCCGCGCCGCGCTGGGCCTTGCCCCCAGCGAGACGCCTGCGGGTCGCGCGATCATCACGCCCGTCGATGGACATCATTATGCCATGCTGGTCGACGCGCTTGACGATGTCGCGCCCTTCGAACTGCAACCGCTCGCGGCCGGGGTGCCCCTGTCCGACATGTGGCAGCGCGCAGGGCGGGGGCTGATCGAGCGTGACGGCGAACCGATCCTGAACATCGATCTTGCGGCTCTGGTGCCCGGTCCGGCTGCGCCAACTGCATGA
- a CDS encoding response regulator has translation MKTCLVVDDSKVIRKVARHILETLNFEVREAGDGREALDACLEASPDVVLLDWNMPVMSGMDFLRALKDSGIAEKPKVVFCTTENGMAYIRAAIEAGADEYVMKPFDRETLESKLQIVGVVA, from the coding sequence ATGAAGACCTGCCTCGTCGTCGATGACTCCAAGGTGATCCGCAAGGTTGCGCGGCACATTCTCGAAACGCTCAACTTCGAGGTGCGCGAGGCCGGGGACGGCCGCGAGGCGCTCGACGCGTGTCTGGAGGCTTCGCCTGATGTGGTGCTGCTTGACTGGAACATGCCGGTGATGAGCGGGATGGATTTCCTGCGCGCGCTCAAGGACAGCGGCATCGCCGAAAAGCCCAAGGTCGTGTTCTGCACCACCGAAAACGGCATGGCGTACATCCGCGCCGCGATCGAGGCCGGTGCCGACGAATATGTGATGAAGCCGTTTGACCGCGAGACGCTCGAAAGCAAGCTCCAGATCGTCGGCGTCGTCGCCTGA
- a CDS encoding chemotaxis protein CheB produces the protein MAVPSQAAGIQPEPREDTIRILIVDDSAVARAVLGRMIEGMARFEVVASVSNVAAAHAFLARDRADVILLDLEMPGIHGLTALPDLLAAGKGAKVLVVSSAADKGAAAAVQALALGAADTLVKPGVGSFAGRFAVTLEERLARLTDRTVDQSPASPGAGRVPAEFDIVAIGASTGGIHALSQMLRAIPPAFEIPILVTQHLPASFMSYFAAQLAVLAGRPCEVAEDYMRVRPGRMLVAPGHAHMRCVRTSDGVAIRLTDERSVSGCMPSVDPMLDSVAEIFGSRGLGVMLSGMGRDGAIGAKKLVDTGGGLIVQDRESSVVWGMPGAIAGSAGAVLPPDEIGRMVASQRRPRG, from the coding sequence ATGGCAGTTCCCAGCCAAGCGGCCGGCATCCAGCCGGAACCGCGTGAAGACACTATCCGTATCCTGATCGTCGACGATTCGGCGGTGGCGCGCGCCGTGCTGGGACGGATGATCGAGGGGATGGCGCGATTTGAGGTCGTTGCCTCAGTCAGCAACGTTGCCGCTGCGCACGCATTTCTGGCGCGGGATCGCGCCGATGTCATCCTGCTCGACCTCGAAATGCCCGGCATCCACGGGCTGACGGCGCTACCCGATCTGCTTGCGGCGGGGAAGGGTGCCAAGGTGCTGGTCGTCTCGTCCGCCGCGGACAAGGGCGCGGCGGCGGCGGTGCAGGCGCTGGCGCTTGGCGCTGCGGACACGCTGGTGAAGCCCGGGGTAGGCAGTTTTGCGGGTCGGTTCGCGGTGACCCTGGAGGAGCGGCTGGCGCGCCTGACGGATCGGACGGTCGATCAGTCCCCCGCATCGCCCGGCGCCGGACGGGTTCCGGCCGAGTTCGATATCGTCGCGATCGGCGCATCGACGGGCGGCATCCATGCGCTCAGCCAGATGCTGCGGGCGATCCCTCCCGCCTTCGAGATACCGATATTGGTGACCCAGCACCTTCCGGCCTCGTTCATGAGCTATTTCGCGGCGCAACTCGCCGTGCTCGCCGGGCGGCCTTGCGAGGTCGCCGAGGATTATATGCGGGTACGCCCGGGACGTATGCTGGTCGCACCCGGCCACGCCCATATGCGGTGCGTGCGCACGTCCGACGGGGTTGCCATTCGCCTGACCGACGAACGTTCGGTGAGCGGATGTATGCCGTCGGTCGATCCGATGCTCGATTCGGTTGCCGAGATTTTCGGCAGCCGCGGGCTGGGCGTCATGTTGTCCGGCATGGGACGCGATGGAGCGATCGGTGCGAAGAAGCTGGTCGATACCGGCGGCGGCCTGATCGTACAGGACCGGGAAAGCTCGGTCGTCTGGGGGATGCCGGGCGCGATCGCGGGCAGCGCGGGCGCGGTGCTGCCCCCCGACGAGATCGGCCGGATGGTCGCGAGCCAGCGCAGGCCGCGCGGATGA
- a CDS encoding CheR family methyltransferase: MSATQPLASPGAINVIGALLEQRTGQQIAANRIWRIETALKTVLREHGLETADALIARLTGAADGALADAVIDALLNRETSFFRDTGVLEMLVEAAASLQAEQPGRRLRIWSAGCSTGQEPYSLAMLFEEAAASRGVPMPEIIATDVSAATVARARAGRFTQFEIQRGLPVRRMVTWFDQVGEEWVVRPDLARRIQFRRHNLTQDRALVGKFDIVLCRNVLFYFPPAMRARAYATLREAIRDGGFLLLGAGETVIGQTDAFVPCMAFRGLYRAEPASELRIAVGSR; encoded by the coding sequence ATGAGTGCGACCCAGCCCCTTGCCTCGCCGGGCGCGATCAACGTCATCGGCGCATTGCTGGAACAGCGTACTGGCCAGCAGATCGCGGCCAACCGCATCTGGCGAATCGAGACCGCGTTGAAGACGGTGCTGCGCGAACATGGGCTGGAAACCGCAGACGCGCTGATCGCGCGGCTGACCGGTGCCGCCGACGGCGCGCTCGCCGACGCGGTCATCGACGCGCTGCTGAATCGCGAAACTTCCTTTTTCCGTGACACCGGTGTGCTGGAGATGCTCGTCGAAGCAGCGGCCTCGCTCCAGGCCGAGCAGCCAGGGCGGCGGCTGCGCATCTGGTCGGCGGGATGCTCGACGGGCCAGGAACCCTATTCGCTGGCAATGCTGTTCGAGGAGGCGGCGGCGTCGCGCGGCGTGCCGATGCCGGAGATCATCGCGACCGATGTGTCCGCAGCCACCGTCGCGCGTGCGCGCGCCGGGCGTTTCACCCAGTTCGAGATCCAGCGCGGGTTGCCGGTGCGGCGAATGGTGACGTGGTTCGATCAAGTCGGCGAGGAATGGGTGGTGCGCCCGGATCTCGCCCGGCGCATCCAGTTCCGGCGCCACAATCTGACGCAGGACCGCGCGCTGGTCGGCAAATTCGACATCGTTCTGTGCCGCAACGTACTGTTCTATTTCCCACCCGCCATGCGTGCCCGCGCCTATGCGACGTTGCGCGAGGCGATCCGCGATGGCGGCTTTCTGTTGCTGGGGGCCGGCGAAACGGTGATCGGCCAGACCGATGCCTTCGTCCCATGCATGGCATTTCGCGGGCTTTATCGCGCCGAACCGGCATCCGAACTGCGGATTGCGGTCGGATCGCGCTAA
- a CDS encoding N-acetylmuramoyl-L-alanine amidase: MQDRAELNIIEAPSPNFNDRLLPVSMIVLHYTGMRSAEEAIERLRDPEFSVSSHYLVAEDGQIVRLVPEEKRAWHAGGSHWRGVTDVNSASVGIEIVNPGHEYGYRPYPDEQMDAVIRLVADIKDRHGITRGNVVGHSDIAPARKQDPGELFPWAKLARLRLALPRPTKNLMDPGWSDGGFLLALERFGYDVTDPLAATVAFQRRFRPELIDGTIDAECRMLLLALLLPKPQGED, encoded by the coding sequence ATGCAGGACCGGGCCGAACTCAACATCATCGAGGCGCCTTCGCCCAATTTCAACGATCGCCTGCTGCCCGTCAGCATGATCGTGCTGCACTATACCGGGATGCGCAGCGCGGAGGAAGCGATCGAGCGGCTGCGCGATCCCGAGTTCAGCGTTTCGAGCCACTATCTGGTCGCCGAGGACGGACAGATCGTCCGGCTGGTGCCCGAGGAGAAGCGCGCCTGGCACGCGGGCGGATCGCACTGGCGCGGCGTGACGGACGTCAATTCGGCATCGGTGGGGATCGAGATCGTCAATCCCGGCCATGAATATGGCTATCGCCCCTATCCCGATGAACAAATGGATGCGGTGATCCGGCTGGTCGCCGACATCAAGGATCGGCACGGCATCACGCGCGGCAATGTCGTCGGCCATTCGGATATCGCGCCCGCGCGCAAACAGGATCCCGGGGAGCTGTTTCCCTGGGCCAAGCTGGCGCGGCTTCGCCTCGCGCTGCCCCGCCCGACGAAGAATCTGATGGACCCCGGCTGGAGCGATGGCGGATTTCTGCTGGCGCTGGAGCGGTTCGGCTATGACGTGACCGATCCGCTGGCGGCCACGGTCGCGTTTCAGCGGCGATTTCGCCCCGAATTGATCGACGGAACGATCGACGCCGAATGCCGGATGCTGCTGCTCGCGCTGCTGCTGCCAAAGCCACAGGGCGAAGACTGA
- a CDS encoding NAD(P)H-hydrate dehydratase, which yields MLPNVPEGAPVLTAAAMRAAEDRAIAAGSSVAALMECAGTGVAEWVHRLAAGSEVLILCGPGNNGGDGYVAARVLASRGVPVRVAALGEPKTAAAAQARAAWSGPVEAFPGGLADGDTAPILVDAVFGTGLTRAVDDAVADAIRLLAGRARLSIAVDLPSGAETDSGGDFGAGKLANFDGTLALGALKPAHVLQPAARHCGAVRVIDIGLGSLDAVLRTSPRPQIAAPGPESHKYTRGMVAVVGGPMHGASELAARAAYRAGAGYVLLLTGGLPHPPHAIVRQRWSPDALADDRIGAVVIGPGLGRDDRAREKLEAALASDRPLVIDGDALHLLDGRLRGRDAPTILTPHAGEFAALFGAGTGSKIMQAQDAARKSGAVVVVKGADTVIAAPGGRVQVAAPTSAWLSVAGTGDVLAGTIGALLAQHVPPFDAASAGIWLHGAAARMIDRCFLADELADALPEALERAR from the coding sequence ATGTTGCCGAATGTGCCCGAAGGGGCGCCGGTCCTGACTGCCGCAGCGATGCGCGCGGCGGAGGATCGGGCGATCGCCGCTGGATCGAGCGTCGCGGCGTTGATGGAGTGCGCGGGGACGGGCGTTGCCGAATGGGTCCACCGGCTGGCGGCGGGCAGCGAAGTGCTGATCCTGTGCGGGCCGGGCAATAATGGCGGCGACGGCTATGTCGCGGCGCGGGTGCTGGCGAGCCGGGGCGTCCCGGTGCGTGTGGCTGCGCTGGGGGAGCCGAAGACCGCGGCTGCGGCACAGGCGCGGGCGGCGTGGAGTGGGCCGGTTGAGGCGTTTCCGGGCGGCTTGGCCGATGGCGATACCGCTCCGATACTCGTCGATGCGGTGTTCGGAACCGGACTCACGCGCGCGGTGGACGATGCAGTCGCTGACGCGATCCGGCTTTTGGCGGGGCGGGCGCGACTGTCGATCGCGGTCGACCTGCCCAGTGGCGCGGAGACCGATAGCGGCGGAGATTTCGGCGCCGGGAAGCTCGCAAATTTCGACGGGACGCTGGCGCTGGGCGCGCTCAAGCCCGCACATGTCCTGCAACCTGCCGCCCGGCATTGCGGCGCGGTGCGGGTGATCGATATCGGGCTGGGGTCGCTCGACGCAGTGCTCCGGACGAGTCCGCGCCCGCAGATCGCGGCGCCGGGACCCGAGTCTCACAAATATACGCGCGGCATGGTCGCGGTCGTCGGCGGGCCAATGCACGGCGCGTCGGAACTTGCAGCGCGTGCCGCCTATCGCGCGGGCGCGGGCTATGTGCTGCTGCTGACGGGCGGGCTGCCGCACCCGCCCCATGCGATTGTGCGCCAGCGCTGGAGCCCGGATGCATTGGCCGATGACCGGATCGGCGCGGTGGTGATCGGGCCGGGGCTGGGGCGCGACGATCGTGCGCGGGAAAAGCTGGAGGCGGCGCTGGCGAGCGACCGGCCGCTGGTGATCGATGGCGATGCGCTGCATCTCCTCGACGGTCGCCTGCGCGGCCGCGATGCGCCGACGATTCTGACCCCTCATGCGGGCGAGTTCGCAGCACTGTTCGGCGCCGGGACGGGGAGCAAGATTATGCAGGCTCAAGACGCGGCCCGGAAGAGCGGTGCGGTGGTGGTCGTCAAAGGGGCGGATACGGTGATCGCCGCGCCAGGCGGGCGCGTACAGGTTGCTGCACCGACAAGCGCCTGGCTATCCGTTGCCGGGACGGGCGACGTCCTCGCCGGAACGATCGGGGCCCTGCTGGCGCAGCATGTCCCGCCCTTTGACGCCGCGAGCGCGGGAATTTGGCTGCATGGCGCGGCGGCGCGGATGATCGACCGCTGTTTCCTTGCCGACGAACTGGCGGATGCGCTGCCGGAAGCATTGGAACGCGCACGATGA
- a CDS encoding class I SAM-dependent RNA methyltransferase yields the protein MSDDSTIVRIAARGDGVTADGRHVALAAPGDMLRADGSVASGPRHIDPPCRHFPECGGCQLQHLDDAAYADFLTGRIAGALAQHGLTAEIRAPILSPPRTRRRATLHAERRGRQVHLGFTEQASHRLIDVQQCEILDPWLFSLLQPLRGLLAQYLPASRRVNVHLALTDQGPDVLIEGLVTDSLSAVEAVTAFATRHALGRLSVDDGLGPEARWEPDPVTVTFGGVAVPFPPASFLQATPEGEAALVAAVREAVGGATTIADLFAGLGTFTFAMAPSAKVYAGEGARDAILSLKAAAGRAQRQIFAEHRDLFRRPLTAKELDLFDAVILDPPRAGAKEQAVELAASKAPVIAYISCNPATFARDAETLVRGGYRLDWVQPVGQFRWSTHAELASRFSR from the coding sequence ATGAGCGACGACTCGACCATCGTTCGCATCGCCGCGCGTGGCGATGGCGTCACCGCAGACGGTAGGCACGTGGCGCTCGCTGCGCCGGGTGACATGTTGCGCGCCGATGGCAGCGTCGCGTCGGGACCGCGCCATATCGATCCGCCCTGTCGCCATTTCCCCGAGTGCGGCGGGTGCCAGCTTCAGCATCTCGACGATGCTGCCTATGCCGATTTCCTGACCGGGCGGATCGCCGGCGCGCTGGCACAGCATGGCCTGACCGCCGAGATTCGCGCGCCGATCCTCTCGCCGCCGCGTACCCGCCGCCGCGCGACGCTCCATGCCGAGCGGCGCGGGCGGCAGGTGCATCTGGGCTTTACCGAACAGGCGAGCCACCGGCTGATCGACGTGCAGCAATGCGAGATACTCGATCCCTGGCTGTTTTCGCTGCTTCAGCCGCTGCGCGGCCTGCTCGCGCAATATCTGCCCGCCAGCCGACGGGTGAACGTGCATCTGGCGCTCACCGATCAGGGGCCGGACGTGCTGATCGAAGGGTTGGTGACCGACAGCCTCAGCGCCGTCGAGGCGGTGACGGCGTTCGCGACACGACATGCGCTGGGGCGGTTGTCGGTCGATGACGGTCTGGGTCCGGAAGCGCGCTGGGAACCCGATCCGGTGACGGTGACGTTCGGCGGCGTCGCGGTCCCGTTCCCGCCCGCAAGCTTTCTTCAGGCGACGCCCGAGGGCGAGGCGGCGCTGGTCGCTGCGGTGCGCGAGGCGGTGGGTGGCGCGACGACGATCGCGGATCTGTTCGCGGGGCTCGGCACCTTCACCTTCGCGATGGCGCCTTCGGCCAAAGTCTATGCGGGTGAGGGCGCGCGCGATGCGATCCTGTCGCTCAAGGCGGCCGCCGGGCGCGCGCAGCGCCAGATATTCGCCGAGCATCGCGACCTGTTCCGCCGCCCGCTGACCGCTAAGGAACTCGACCTGTTCGACGCGGTGATCCTGGATCCTCCGCGCGCGGGGGCGAAGGAACAGGCGGTCGAGCTGGCGGCGAGCAAGGCGCCGGTGATCGCCTATATCTCGTGCAACCCGGCGACGTTCGCGCGCGATGCGGAGACGCTGGTCAGGGGCGGGTATCGGCTGGATTGGGTGCAGCCGGTGGGGCAGTTCCGCTGGTCGACCCATGCCGAACTGGCGTCGCGGTTCAGCCGCTGA
- the truA gene encoding tRNA pseudouridine(38-40) synthase TruA — protein MTRFALTIEYDGRPFMGWQYQDHGPSVQGAIEDALRGITGEDALVHAAGRTDAGVHALEMRAHTEIEKDIAPFRLMEALNAHLRAVPVAILACEVVPDEWHARFSCIARHYVYRIVTRRAPLTFDKGLKWRVPHPLDADAMHAAAQILVGTHDFTTFRSVHCQSASPVKSLDRLDVVRDGDEIAIHASARSFLHHQVRSMVGCLSMVGRGQWSADDLRDALEAKDRARLGLNAPSDGLYFVRADYP, from the coding sequence GTGACCCGCTTTGCGCTGACCATCGAATATGACGGCCGCCCCTTCATGGGCTGGCAATATCAGGATCACGGCCCCAGCGTGCAGGGCGCGATCGAGGATGCGCTGCGCGGCATCACCGGGGAGGATGCGCTGGTCCACGCCGCCGGGCGCACCGATGCCGGGGTCCATGCGCTCGAAATGCGCGCGCACACGGAGATCGAGAAGGACATCGCCCCGTTCCGACTGATGGAGGCGCTCAACGCGCATCTGCGCGCCGTGCCGGTCGCGATCCTGGCGTGCGAGGTGGTGCCCGACGAGTGGCACGCGCGTTTCTCCTGCATCGCGCGCCATTATGTCTATCGCATCGTCACCCGCCGCGCGCCGCTGACCTTCGACAAGGGGCTGAAATGGCGTGTCCCCCATCCGCTCGACGCCGATGCGATGCACGCGGCCGCGCAAATCCTCGTCGGCACGCACGATTTCACCACCTTCCGCTCGGTCCATTGCCAGTCGGCAAGTCCCGTGAAGTCGCTCGACCGGCTCGACGTGGTGCGCGACGGTGACGAGATCGCGATCCACGCCTCGGCCCGCTCGTTCCTCCACCATCAGGTGCGCTCGATGGTCGGATGCCTGTCGATGGTCGGGCGCGGCCAGTGGAGCGCCGACGACCTTCGCGATGCACTGGAAGCGAAAGACCGCGCGCGTCTCGGTCTCAACGCGCCGTCGGACGGCCTCTATTTCGTGCGCGCGGACTATCCTTGA
- the fmt gene encoding methionyl-tRNA formyltransferase, whose amino-acid sequence MRIIFMGTPEFAVPTLNALVQAGHDVVAAYSQPPRPGGRRGKALTPSPVHARAEELGIEVRTPLSFRKDPEAVAAFTALNADVAVVAAYGLILPVSVLEAPRLGCLNVHASLLPRWRGAAPIQRAILAGDAETGVGIMQMEAGLDTGPVRLEGRTPIDGKTAGELTAELADMGARLMVQVLCDFDAHPQVVQPEEGVTYAAKIDKAESRLNFDQPAEAVERQIRAFNPPGAWFEHDGERVRVLTGDLFPGEGRGPAVTGPILDPGLRRGTVLDDMLTIACATGAVRPTLVQRAGRGVVTTRELLNGFPIPPGTQL is encoded by the coding sequence ATGCGGATCATCTTCATGGGCACCCCGGAGTTCGCGGTGCCGACCCTCAACGCGCTGGTCCAAGCGGGCCATGATGTCGTCGCGGCGTACAGCCAGCCGCCCCGCCCCGGCGGGCGGCGCGGCAAGGCGCTGACCCCCTCCCCAGTTCATGCCCGCGCGGAGGAACTGGGGATCGAAGTGCGCACCCCGCTATCGTTCAGGAAAGACCCCGAGGCCGTCGCCGCCTTTACCGCGCTCAACGCCGATGTCGCGGTGGTCGCGGCATACGGCCTGATCCTGCCGGTCAGCGTGCTGGAGGCGCCACGCCTCGGCTGCCTTAACGTCCACGCCTCGCTCCTCCCCCGCTGGCGCGGGGCGGCGCCGATTCAGCGCGCCATCCTTGCGGGGGATGCGGAGACCGGCGTCGGGATCATGCAGATGGAGGCCGGGCTGGACACCGGGCCGGTGCGGCTGGAGGGACGCACGCCGATCGACGGCAAGACGGCGGGCGAGTTGACCGCCGAACTCGCCGACATGGGCGCGCGGCTGATGGTGCAGGTGCTGTGCGATTTCGACGCGCATCCGCAGGTTGTTCAGCCCGAAGAAGGCGTCACTTACGCCGCCAAGATCGACAAGGCCGAAAGCCGCCTGAACTTCGACCAGCCCGCCGAGGCGGTCGAGCGCCAGATCCGCGCGTTCAACCCGCCGGGCGCGTGGTTCGAGCATGACGGCGAGCGTGTCCGGGTGCTCACGGGCGACCTGTTCCCCGGCGAAGGCCGGGGTCCAGCTGTGACCGGCCCGATACTGGACCCCGGCCTTCGCCGGGGAACGGTGTTGGACGATATGCTCACCATCGCCTGCGCCACCGGCGCCGTCCGCCCCACCCTCGTCCAGCGCGCCGGACGCGGCGTCGTCACCACGCGCGAGTTGCTCAACGGCTTCCCGATTCCCCCCGGAACGCAGCTGTGA
- the recR gene encoding recombination mediator RecR — protein MASPEIETLTQALSRLPGLGPRSARRAVLHLLKKRESALDPLLRALEAVSERLATCSICGNVDTSDPCAVCADPRRDTRQLCVVEEVADLWALERSRLFPGKFHVLGGKLSALDGVRPEDLAIDSLVTRIAAGGVDEVVLAMNATLEGQTTAHYIAERLEGYPVRLTQLAHGLPVGGELDYLDEGTLAQALRARRPVA, from the coding sequence ATGGCATCGCCCGAGATCGAAACCCTGACGCAAGCCCTGTCGCGCCTCCCCGGTCTTGGCCCGCGTTCGGCGCGGCGGGCGGTGCTGCATCTGCTCAAGAAGCGCGAGAGCGCGCTCGACCCGCTGCTGCGCGCGCTGGAGGCGGTAAGCGAGCGGCTCGCGACCTGCTCGATTTGCGGCAATGTCGATACGTCGGACCCCTGCGCCGTGTGCGCCGACCCGCGCCGCGACACGCGGCAGCTCTGCGTGGTCGAGGAGGTAGCGGATTTGTGGGCGCTGGAGCGCTCGCGGCTGTTTCCCGGCAAATTCCATGTTCTGGGTGGCAAGCTCTCCGCACTCGATGGCGTGCGGCCCGAGGATCTGGCGATCGACAGCCTTGTCACCCGCATCGCCGCGGGTGGCGTGGATGAGGTGGTGCTGGCGATGAACGCGACGCTGGAGGGGCAGACCACCGCGCATTACATCGCCGAGCGGCTGGAGGGCTATCCGGTACGGCTCACCCAGCTCGCCCACGGACTTCCGGTCGGCGGCGAGCTCGATTATCTCGACGAAGGCACGCTTGCCCAGGCGCTCCGTGCGCGGCGACCGGTGGCGTGA